A section of the Solitalea canadensis DSM 3403 genome encodes:
- the dnaN gene encoding DNA polymerase III subunit beta: MKFIVSTSTLLKQLQAISGALSSNTVLPILENFLFEINEGTLTVSATDLQTSMTTSLQVEAKENGKIAIPSRILLDTLKTLPEQPVTFTIDNNSYGVEINAGDGKYKLAGENGDDFPKIPVVENASTISITASVLAEAISKTLFAVSNDELRPAMTGVYCQLSPTNVTFVATDAHKLVRYRRSDTQAESASSFILPKKALNLLKSSLPSEDIAVQIDYNNSSAFFRFNSISLICRLIDERYPDYEAVIPQNNPNKLTIDRSQFLSSLKRVVIYANKTTHQVRLKINGSELNISSEDLDFSNEAYERLSCQYNGEDLEIGFNARFLIEMLNNLNCSEVILEMSTPNRAGILFPTNQEENEDVLMLVMPVMLNTYA; the protein is encoded by the coding sequence ATGAAGTTTATTGTTTCTACAAGTACCTTACTAAAACAGTTGCAGGCAATTAGCGGCGCGTTGAGCAGTAATACGGTACTTCCAATTCTTGAGAATTTTTTATTCGAGATAAACGAAGGCACGCTTACTGTATCTGCAACAGATTTGCAAACCTCAATGACAACAAGTTTGCAGGTTGAAGCTAAAGAAAATGGAAAAATCGCAATTCCTTCACGTATTTTACTTGATACGCTTAAAACCCTTCCTGAGCAACCCGTAACTTTTACCATTGACAACAACTCTTACGGAGTTGAAATAAATGCAGGTGACGGTAAATATAAACTTGCGGGTGAAAACGGTGATGATTTCCCTAAGATTCCAGTGGTAGAAAATGCCAGCACGATCTCAATTACGGCATCTGTGTTAGCTGAAGCTATCAGCAAAACCTTATTTGCAGTTTCTAATGATGAGCTTCGCCCGGCAATGACAGGTGTTTACTGCCAGTTGTCACCAACCAACGTAACATTTGTTGCTACAGATGCGCATAAATTAGTTCGTTACCGTCGTTCAGACACGCAAGCAGAGTCTGCATCATCATTTATCCTTCCTAAAAAGGCATTGAACTTATTAAAAAGTTCATTACCAAGTGAAGACATCGCTGTTCAAATTGATTATAATAACAGCAGTGCATTTTTCCGTTTCAACAGCATCAGTCTTATCTGTCGTTTAATTGATGAGCGCTACCCTGATTATGAAGCGGTAATTCCTCAAAACAACCCTAATAAATTAACAATCGATCGCAGTCAATTCTTAAGTTCACTGAAGCGTGTGGTTATTTATGCAAATAAAACCACTCATCAGGTTCGCCTAAAAATCAACGGCAGCGAATTGAATATTTCTTCTGAAGACTTAGACTTCTCAAACGAAGCGTACGAACGTTTAAGCTGTCAATATAACGGTGAGGATTTAGAAATCGGCTTCAACGCTCGTTTCTTAATTGAGATGTTAAATAACTTGAATTGTTCCGAAGTTATTTTAGAAATGTCGACTCCAAACCGTGCGGGTATCTTATTCCCAACCAATCAGGAAGAAAACGAAGATGTTTTAATGTTGGTAATGCCGGTAATGTTAAATACCTACGCATAA
- the rpsT gene encoding 30S ribosomal protein S20, with amino-acid sequence MANHKSAIKRIRANATKRLRNRYQAKTTRNAIKKLRGMNSKAEATELYRKVSSMLDRLAKKNVIHKNKAANNKSKLAKFVSKLG; translated from the coding sequence ATGGCAAATCATAAATCAGCGATAAAGAGAATTCGTGCTAACGCAACTAAACGCTTAAGAAACCGTTACCAGGCTAAAACTACTCGTAACGCTATCAAAAAATTACGTGGAATGAACAGCAAAGCTGAGGCAACTGAGCTTTACAGAAAAGTTTCTTCTATGTTAGATCGTTTAGCTAAGAAAAACGTTATTCACAAAAACAAAGCAGCTAACAACAAATCTAAATTAGCCAAATTCGTAAGCAAATTAGGTTAA
- a CDS encoding O-acetylhomoserine aminocarboxypropyltransferase/cysteine synthase family protein yields MSGTNYHFETLQLHAGQEVDSTTLSRAVPLYQTTSYVFKDSQHAANLFGLKEFGNIYTRIMNPTTDVFEKRIAALEGGVAAVAVSSGQAAQFLALNNILQAGDNFVSTSFLYGGTYNQFKVAFKRLGIDVRFANGDNVAEFEKHIDKNTKALYVETIGNPEYNIPDFEALAALARKYDIPLVVDNTFGAGGYLARPLELGANIVVESATKWIGGHGTSIGGVIVDGGNYNWGNGKFPQFTEPSEGYHGLVFWDIFGEGNPLGLPNIAFAIRARVEGLRDFGPSVSPFNSFLFIQGLETLSLRVQRQVDNALALAEWLESHDQVEYVRYPGLKSSKYHELGKKYLKNGFGGVLSFKIKGGKETADKFVNSLKLISHLANVGDGKTLIIHPSTTTHEQLSEAEQLASGVEPGLLRISAGFEHIDDIKADLQNAFSIVNEGVAV; encoded by the coding sequence ATGTCAGGCACAAATTATCATTTCGAAACACTGCAACTTCACGCAGGACAAGAAGTTGACAGCACTACACTTTCTCGTGCAGTTCCTTTATATCAAACAACCTCTTACGTTTTCAAAGACTCTCAACATGCAGCCAACCTGTTTGGATTAAAAGAATTCGGAAATATTTACACCCGAATCATGAATCCTACCACCGACGTTTTTGAAAAACGTATCGCAGCCTTAGAAGGTGGTGTTGCTGCCGTGGCTGTTAGTTCAGGACAAGCAGCTCAGTTTCTAGCCCTTAATAATATTTTGCAGGCTGGCGATAACTTTGTAAGCACATCTTTCTTATATGGTGGCACCTATAACCAGTTTAAAGTAGCTTTTAAACGTTTAGGTATTGATGTACGCTTTGCCAATGGCGATAATGTGGCAGAATTTGAAAAACATATTGATAAAAACACTAAAGCGCTATATGTTGAAACAATAGGAAATCCGGAATATAATATTCCTGATTTTGAAGCATTGGCAGCTTTGGCCCGTAAATACGATATACCATTAGTGGTTGACAATACATTTGGTGCTGGAGGATACCTGGCCCGTCCATTAGAACTTGGAGCTAATATTGTTGTTGAGTCTGCAACTAAATGGATCGGTGGACACGGAACAAGTATCGGCGGTGTTATTGTGGATGGGGGAAACTATAACTGGGGTAATGGCAAATTTCCTCAGTTTACAGAACCATCAGAAGGATACCATGGACTGGTTTTCTGGGACATTTTCGGAGAAGGAAATCCGTTAGGACTGCCAAATATTGCATTTGCAATTCGCGCAAGAGTTGAAGGGCTTCGTGATTTTGGCCCTTCTGTAAGTCCATTTAACTCATTTTTATTTATTCAGGGATTAGAAACCTTGTCACTACGCGTTCAGCGTCAGGTTGATAATGCATTAGCTCTTGCGGAATGGCTGGAAAGTCACGATCAGGTTGAATATGTAAGATACCCGGGACTAAAAAGTAGCAAATACCACGAGCTCGGTAAAAAATACCTGAAAAATGGCTTTGGTGGTGTATTATCCTTCAAAATAAAAGGAGGAAAAGAAACTGCCGACAAATTTGTTAACAGTTTAAAACTGATTAGCCATCTAGCTAACGTAGGCGATGGTAAAACCTTGATTATTCATCCTTCAACAACTACTCATGAGCAGTTAAGTGAGGCTGAACAGTTAGCATCAGGGGTTGAACCGGGCTTGTTACGTATATCAGCAGGTTTTGAACATATTGATGACATCAAAGCAGACCTTCAAAATGCATTCAGCATCGTAAATGAAGGTGTAGCTGTATAA
- a CDS encoding homoserine O-acetyltransferase family protein, with protein sequence MIRSFTYTNAFKLESGIVLPQLEIAYFSAGTINAEQTNVIWICHALTANADVSDWWNGIVGKGKVFDPDQHFIVCANILGSCYGTTGPLSVNPETGAPYFHTFPAVTTRDMARAHNLLRQHLGIRRINTAIGGSLGGQQAMEFAIEQPELIENLILIATNASHSPWGIAFNESQRLAIEADTTWKDNHPEAGLKGLKAARSLALLSYRHYDAYNITQKELDIDKTDEYKASSYQAYQGDKLVKRFNAFSYWALSKAMDSHNVGRNRESIQNALSQIKSRTLTIGISSDLLFPPVEQKFLAEHIPGANYIEIDSFFGHDGFLIEWEQLKTIINDFAAVTSN encoded by the coding sequence ATGATCAGGAGTTTTACATATACGAATGCTTTTAAGTTAGAGTCAGGTATTGTGTTACCACAGCTTGAAATAGCCTATTTCTCTGCTGGTACTATAAATGCTGAACAAACAAATGTGATATGGATTTGTCACGCCCTAACCGCTAATGCCGATGTTAGCGATTGGTGGAATGGCATTGTAGGAAAGGGAAAAGTATTTGACCCCGATCAACATTTTATTGTTTGTGCTAACATTCTGGGTTCTTGCTATGGCACAACCGGACCGTTATCTGTTAATCCTGAAACGGGTGCTCCGTATTTCCATACTTTTCCAGCAGTTACCACTCGTGATATGGCCCGGGCTCACAACCTGCTAAGACAACATTTGGGTATTCGACGTATTAATACAGCAATCGGAGGGTCATTAGGAGGGCAACAGGCAATGGAATTTGCCATTGAGCAACCCGAATTAATAGAAAATCTAATCCTTATTGCTACCAATGCATCTCATTCGCCATGGGGTATTGCTTTCAATGAAAGTCAACGATTAGCTATTGAAGCCGATACAACATGGAAAGATAATCACCCTGAAGCAGGTCTTAAAGGGTTAAAAGCTGCACGTTCACTTGCACTATTAAGCTATCGCCATTATGATGCCTATAATATCACTCAGAAAGAACTGGATATTGATAAAACCGACGAATATAAGGCTAGTTCGTATCAGGCATACCAAGGAGATAAGCTTGTAAAAAGATTTAACGCATTTTCTTACTGGGCACTAAGCAAAGCCATGGATTCTCATAACGTCGGCAGAAATCGGGAAAGCATTCAAAATGCTTTATCACAAATCAAGTCGCGTACGCTAACCATAGGTATCAGCTCTGACTTACTTTTTCCTCCAGTTGAACAAAAGTTTTTGGCTGAACATATTCCTGGGGCTAATTACATTGAAATCGATTCTTTCTTTGGCCATGATGGATTCCTTATCGAATGGGAACAACTAAAAACAATTATTAATGATTTTGCCGCTGTAACGAGTAATTAA
- the gldA gene encoding gliding motility-associated ABC transporter ATP-binding subunit GldA — MSVIVEQLTKQYKNQIAVNSISFEAQPGRIMGFLGPNGAGKSTTMKMLTGYIPPTSGKATVCGFDIVSQSLDVRRNIGYLPEHNPLYLEMYVKESLAFTAQMHKITNAGKRISEVIELTGLGIEQHKKIGQLSKGYRQRVGLAQAIIHDPKVLILDEPTTGLDPNQLIEIRSLIKTIGQEKTVIFSTHIMQEVEAICDQVVIINNGLIVANDQTSNLKQLLAGSKTYYVEFDKEVSAEKLQEIEGVSAIEFIGTNSWKITSGQDIRGRVFEFAKLNDLALLSSKQEENSLEDIFRTLTK; from the coding sequence ATGTCGGTAATAGTAGAGCAATTAACCAAACAATACAAAAACCAAATAGCTGTAAACAGTATTTCATTTGAGGCTCAACCAGGTCGTATAATGGGCTTTTTAGGACCAAACGGTGCCGGAAAATCCACTACAATGAAAATGCTTACAGGTTACATCCCCCCTACTTCGGGCAAAGCTACCGTTTGTGGCTTCGACATCGTAAGTCAATCTTTGGACGTTCGTAGAAATATTGGCTATCTGCCCGAGCATAATCCCTTATACCTTGAGATGTACGTAAAGGAATCGCTTGCTTTTACTGCCCAAATGCATAAAATTACGAATGCAGGTAAGCGCATATCGGAAGTGATTGAACTCACCGGATTAGGTATTGAACAACATAAAAAAATAGGTCAACTGTCAAAAGGTTATCGCCAACGTGTAGGATTAGCGCAAGCTATCATTCATGATCCCAAGGTGTTGATTTTAGATGAACCTACCACAGGATTGGATCCTAATCAATTGATAGAGATCCGCAGTCTGATTAAAACAATCGGACAGGAAAAAACTGTAATCTTTTCAACGCATATTATGCAAGAGGTTGAAGCTATATGCGATCAGGTAGTCATTATCAACAATGGATTAATTGTAGCGAATGATCAGACTTCAAATCTTAAACAATTACTGGCCGGCAGTAAAACCTATTATGTTGAATTCGACAAAGAGGTTTCCGCAGAAAAATTACAGGAAATAGAAGGCGTATCAGCCATTGAATTTATTGGTACTAATTCATGGAAGATTACTTCCGGACAGGATATCAGAGGTCGTGTTTTTGAATTCGCCAAGCTAAATGACCTTGCCTTATTAAGTTCAAAGCAAGAAGAAAATTCATTGGAAGATATTTTCAGAACCTTAACAAAATAG
- a CDS encoding zinc dependent phospholipase C family protein: protein MRFLLAGTLCSLLLLPLGTANASFKWGFFAHMQINRMAVFTLPPEMFGFYKRNLEYLTKHAVDPDKMRYLVKEEGARHFMDLDHYPELLATKKLMRWNDAVTLYSEDTLQSKGILPWNIELTLNRLTKAFVERDSAKILRYSAYLGHYLADASVPLHTTSNYNGQLTGQKGIHGFWETRLPVLFSSSYDQLPGRAGYIDHPLDYVWKHILQCHNAVDSVLKFEAKLNSEMASEQKYGLVEKNKMMVSDYSEKYSEKYHQQLNGMVERQMISAIHIIGCYWYTAWKNAGQPSLNNWKIRKDDDESPVDSLSVTKRTFKVREEE, encoded by the coding sequence ATGCGTTTTCTTTTGGCAGGCACACTCTGCTCGCTTTTGCTATTGCCGTTAGGTACAGCAAATGCTTCATTTAAATGGGGATTTTTTGCTCACATGCAAATAAACCGAATGGCTGTTTTTACACTTCCTCCGGAGATGTTTGGGTTTTATAAACGAAATCTTGAATATCTTACCAAGCATGCTGTTGACCCTGATAAAATGCGTTACCTGGTAAAGGAAGAAGGAGCAAGGCATTTTATGGATTTGGATCATTATCCTGAATTATTGGCAACAAAGAAATTAATGCGATGGAATGATGCAGTAACTCTTTACTCAGAAGATACATTGCAAAGTAAGGGAATACTGCCATGGAATATTGAGTTAACACTAAATCGCCTTACAAAAGCATTTGTTGAACGTGATTCCGCTAAAATTCTCAGGTATTCAGCCTACCTTGGTCATTATTTGGCGGATGCTTCTGTTCCATTACATACCACTTCTAATTATAATGGACAGCTTACCGGTCAGAAAGGGATTCATGGTTTTTGGGAAACACGATTACCTGTGTTGTTCTCTTCTAGTTACGATCAATTACCAGGAAGGGCAGGGTACATTGATCATCCGTTGGATTATGTATGGAAGCATATACTGCAATGTCATAATGCGGTTGATTCTGTCCTTAAGTTCGAAGCAAAATTAAACTCAGAAATGGCTTCCGAACAGAAGTATGGTTTAGTTGAAAAGAATAAGATGATGGTGAGTGATTATTCAGAGAAATATTCCGAAAAATATCATCAGCAATTAAATGGAATGGTTGAACGGCAAATGATTTCAGCCATTCATATCATTGGTTGCTATTGGTATACAGCCTGGAAAAATGCCGGACAACCCTCATTAAATAACTGGAAAATCAGAAAGGATGACGATGAATCTCCTGTTGATAGTTTAAGTGTAACGAAACGTACTTTTAAGGTTAGGGAAGAAGAATAA
- the gldF gene encoding gliding motility-associated ABC transporter permease subunit GldF: MLTILKKEISGFFNSMVAYVTIIFFLVITGLFLWVFPESSILDYGYAGLDSLFYIAPYVFMFLIPAITMRSFAEEKKEGTFELLTTQPVTDWQIILGKFGAGLFLVVFSLLPTLVYYFSVYELGATPGNLDSGAVIGSYIGLLLLGCAFASIGIFSSSITNNQIVAFIVAVFICFIAFSGFESISSIASLGYLDSSILNMGINAHYQSISRGVLDTRDLIYFLSFSALFLAATKTVLSTRKW, encoded by the coding sequence ATGTTAACAATATTAAAAAAAGAAATATCGGGATTCTTTAATTCAATGGTTGCCTATGTAACCATTATTTTCTTCCTTGTTATAACAGGTTTATTTCTGTGGGTATTTCCAGAGTCAAGCATTTTAGATTACGGCTATGCCGGATTAGACAGTCTTTTCTACATCGCGCCGTATGTTTTCATGTTCCTGATTCCGGCCATTACGATGCGTTCGTTTGCCGAAGAAAAAAAAGAAGGAACCTTTGAATTATTGACTACCCAACCTGTAACTGATTGGCAAATTATTCTTGGCAAGTTTGGAGCTGGCTTGTTTTTAGTTGTATTTTCATTACTTCCTACGCTGGTTTATTATTTCTCAGTTTATGAGTTAGGCGCCACTCCGGGTAACTTAGATTCTGGAGCTGTTATAGGTTCTTATATTGGGTTGCTTTTATTAGGATGTGCTTTTGCTTCCATCGGTATTTTCAGTTCATCAATCACTAATAACCAAATTGTAGCGTTTATTGTTGCTGTATTTATTTGTTTCATCGCTTTTAGCGGGTTTGAATCAATAAGTTCAATTGCTTCATTAGGATACCTGGATTCGAGTATATTAAATATGGGCATAAATGCGCATTATCAATCAATCAGTCGCGGAGTACTCGACACACGTGACCTGATCTATTTTCTAAGTTTTTCTGCATTATTCTTAGCTGCAACAAAAACCGTATTATCAACCAGAAAATGGTAG
- the gldG gene encoding gliding motility-associated ABC transporter substrate-binding protein GldG — protein sequence MNNTVKKKSIIQFLAIIAAVFLVNIAGSFYFSRIDFTKEKRYTLSESTKNILTGLENDVVVNVYLEGELPANFKRLKKSTLEMLDEFKAYSKGKIYYNFIDPLGSSSVERQNAMIDTLAKQGLQPTNLMMKTDKGNTQKIIIPGALVYYEGKQLPISLLQNSSRVGGGTQEEAINASIENIEYQLASTVKKLSNKNKALIGFTIGHNEPDDQHLADIGRTLAESYELRRVDLNAVKLIDLQKFKTLVIAKPTKAFSEEEKYKLDQFLVNGGNLFLLLDQLQAETDSIRSRGMSLAYPLSLNLDDMLFRYGARVNYNLVEDVYCARIPVILGEGNQAQQELLPWIFYPMLISNSNHPIVRNLEAVRCQFVNSIDTIGNKNINKTILLTTSPYSRKSNAPVVLSLASVQEEPDPAKFTAGPQTAAVLLEGSFSSVFANRTIEGADLSIPFKTQHKKSKLIIVADGDVITNDVSALDKQIFPLGFDKYTNQTYGNKVFVENSIDYLTDDSGLLTLRTKEIKIRLLDKEVIRNERLKWQLINTILPVAIIVLFAVGRSIYRKRKYAA from the coding sequence ATGAACAATACAGTAAAGAAAAAATCTATCATACAATTTCTGGCGATAATTGCCGCCGTTTTTTTAGTAAATATTGCAGGTAGCTTTTACTTCAGCCGCATCGATTTCACTAAAGAAAAACGCTATACTTTATCTGAATCGACCAAAAACATTCTAACCGGATTGGAGAATGATGTCGTTGTAAATGTATACCTGGAGGGGGAATTACCGGCAAACTTTAAGCGATTAAAAAAATCGACACTCGAAATGCTGGATGAGTTCAAAGCATATTCTAAAGGTAAGATCTATTATAATTTTATTGACCCTTTGGGTTCATCATCTGTTGAACGTCAAAACGCCATGATCGATACATTGGCAAAGCAAGGTTTGCAACCTACCAACCTGATGATGAAAACCGATAAAGGAAACACCCAAAAGATTATTATTCCAGGAGCCTTAGTTTATTATGAAGGCAAGCAGTTACCCATTTCACTTTTACAAAATAGCAGCAGAGTTGGAGGCGGTACGCAAGAAGAGGCCATTAATGCTTCCATTGAAAACATTGAATACCAACTGGCATCAACCGTAAAAAAACTTTCCAATAAGAATAAAGCATTAATAGGTTTCACGATCGGTCATAATGAACCAGACGACCAACATTTGGCAGATATAGGAAGAACATTAGCCGAATCTTATGAATTGAGGAGAGTTGACCTAAATGCCGTCAAATTAATTGATTTACAAAAGTTTAAAACGTTGGTAATCGCTAAACCAACAAAAGCTTTCTCTGAAGAAGAAAAGTATAAACTGGATCAGTTCCTTGTAAATGGTGGAAATCTTTTTTTATTACTGGATCAGTTACAAGCCGAAACAGATAGTATCAGAAGTAGAGGAATGTCACTGGCTTATCCATTAAGCTTAAATCTTGATGATATGCTTTTCCGCTATGGTGCAAGGGTAAATTATAACTTAGTGGAAGATGTTTATTGTGCAAGGATTCCGGTAATATTGGGTGAAGGAAATCAGGCGCAACAAGAGTTATTACCCTGGATATTTTATCCGATGCTTATTTCTAACTCCAACCATCCAATTGTCAGAAACCTGGAGGCCGTTCGTTGTCAGTTTGTTAATTCAATCGATACAATCGGCAATAAGAATATCAATAAAACAATTTTATTAACTACTTCCCCTTACTCGCGCAAATCGAATGCACCTGTAGTATTATCGTTAGCGAGTGTTCAGGAAGAACCCGATCCGGCAAAATTCACTGCCGGGCCACAAACTGCAGCTGTGCTGTTGGAAGGCAGTTTTTCATCCGTATTTGCAAACAGAACAATAGAAGGGGCCGATTTAAGTATTCCGTTTAAAACTCAACATAAGAAAAGTAAGCTTATTATTGTTGCCGATGGTGATGTTATTACAAATGATGTTTCTGCCTTAGACAAACAAATATTCCCGTTAGGTTTTGATAAATACACTAACCAAACTTATGGCAATAAAGTATTTGTCGAAAACAGCATTGATTACCTTACAGATGACTCAGGTTTATTAACACTTAGAACCAAAGAAATCAAAATAAGACTTTTAGACAAAGAAGTGATCAGGAATGAACGTCTGAAATGGCAACTTATAAATACAATACTTCCGGTAGCCATTATTGTATTATTCGCAGTCGGACGCAGTATTTACCGCAAGAGAAAATACGCAGCTTAA
- a CDS encoding YncE family protein, which produces MKIYYFILSFIAIILFQIGCKKVSSVPVKTKMVLAEKKSVDTLTSVIHTLKPYSDLVLDTSISLQSAPGTKSVLFNSDGSRLYALNLEGLSVYEFDQQEKRVLREFRFKPTIGEGWSYEDAKKIISYKEKPVEAAISNHDSILWVSLHNAEGIVPILLNDIPKMKALHPERDSLQKEVKVIYTNDATPDTIYCPLIKTGKTPKVIVADKKSQYLLVSNWHSHSTSVLTIDPDHFPFAYLLKNISMGAIPRGIVVDNNNERSFVAIMGGARINVVNMKTWENEPPINVASNPRHLVMDTKGRLFVSYNMLSEVACIDPLTGQTLFTAKTESHPRTIILSKNGQFLFVTCYKGNKLDVFKIVDNGLVKIYSLDSKGRPVGVDIFEDDDTLEAWVCNYTIGTIKVFKFQKHQDELNLAITKKKRLSQSIN; this is translated from the coding sequence ATGAAAATTTATTACTTCATTCTATCGTTTATAGCGATAATTTTATTTCAGATAGGATGTAAAAAAGTGTCTTCGGTACCCGTAAAAACAAAAATGGTTCTTGCCGAAAAAAAATCTGTAGACACACTGACCTCGGTTATTCACACACTTAAGCCCTACTCAGATCTGGTATTAGATACATCAATTTCATTACAATCAGCACCTGGCACTAAATCAGTTCTTTTTAATAGTGATGGAAGTCGGTTGTATGCCTTAAACTTGGAAGGTTTAAGTGTGTATGAGTTTGATCAGCAGGAGAAAAGAGTACTACGGGAGTTTAGATTTAAACCAACAATTGGTGAAGGATGGAGTTATGAAGATGCAAAGAAAATAATTTCGTACAAGGAAAAACCGGTAGAGGCGGCTATAAGTAACCATGATAGTATTTTATGGGTTTCGCTTCACAATGCTGAGGGAATCGTTCCGATCTTATTGAATGATATTCCAAAAATGAAAGCGCTTCATCCTGAACGAGATTCATTGCAAAAGGAGGTGAAAGTTATATACACGAATGACGCTACACCTGATACAATTTATTGTCCATTGATAAAAACCGGAAAAACGCCAAAGGTTATTGTTGCTGATAAGAAAAGTCAATATTTATTGGTTAGTAACTGGCATTCTCATTCCACGAGTGTTTTAACAATTGATCCGGATCATTTCCCTTTCGCCTATCTGCTTAAAAATATTTCAATGGGAGCTATTCCCAGGGGGATTGTTGTCGACAATAACAATGAGCGATCTTTTGTAGCGATCATGGGTGGTGCGCGTATCAATGTGGTAAATATGAAGACATGGGAAAATGAACCTCCTATTAATGTGGCATCCAATCCCAGACACCTAGTTATGGATACTAAAGGACGACTATTTGTTTCCTATAATATGCTTTCGGAAGTTGCTTGTATCGATCCTTTAACAGGGCAAACCCTTTTTACTGCTAAGACTGAATCTCACCCGCGTACAATTATTTTATCAAAAAATGGCCAGTTTTTATTTGTTACCTGTTATAAAGGAAATAAGTTGGATGTTTTTAAAATAGTTGATAATGGGCTTGTAAAGATTTATTCACTTGATTCGAAAGGTAGGCCTGTAGGTGTAGATATTTTTGAAGATGATGATACACTTGAAGCCTGGGTTTGTAACTATACGATTGGAACTATTAAAGTTTTTAAGTTTCAAAAACATCAGGATGAATTAAATCTGGCTATTACAAAGAAAAAGCGGCTGTCTCAGTCAATAAATTAA